Proteins from a genomic interval of Trichoderma breve strain T069 chromosome 2, whole genome shotgun sequence:
- a CDS encoding glycosyltransferase family 20 domain-containing protein — MPAAVGSGGEGVNPGRLLLLSNRLPITIKRSDDGSYSFSMSSGGLVTGLSGLSKTTSFQWYGWPGLEVPENEVEGMKKRLKDEYGAHPVFIDDELADRHYNGFANSILWPLFHYHPGEITFDESAWAAYQEVNRLFARTVIKDVQDGDLIWVHDYHLMLLPQMLREEIGDTKKDVKIGFFLHTPFPSSEIYRILPVREALLTGLLDCDLIGFHTYDYARHFLSSCSRILDTPTTPNGVDWNGRFVTVGAFPIGIDPEKFVEGLQRPKVQERIATLSRKFEGVKLIVGVDRLDYIKGVPQKLHALEVFLTEHPEWIGKIVLVQVAVPSRQDVEEYQNLRAVVNELVGRINGKFGTIEFMPIHFLHQSVSFEELTALYAVSDVCLVSSTRDGMNLVSYEYIATQRENHGVMILSEFTGAAQSLNGSLIVNPWNTEELANAIHDAVTMSPEQREANYRKLERYVFKYTSAWWGASFVAEMTRLSSENAQTKTLRNVAGAVVGLGQQVKQVAQDAKELVTGTEQPPSE; from the exons atgcctgctgctgttggatcAGGCGGAGAGGGTGTTAACCCAGGccgtctccttctcctctcaaACCGTcttcccatcaccatcaagcGCTCCGACGATGGAAGCTACAGCTTTTCCATGTCCTCCGGTGGGCTGGTCACTGGTCTCAGCGGCCTGAGCAAAACCACCAGTTTTCAGTGGTATGGATGGCCGGGTCTCGAAGTCCCCGAGAACGAAGTCGAAGGCATGAAGAAGCGCCTCAAGGACGAATACGGCGCTCAtcccgtcttcatcgacgaCGAATTAGCAGACAGACATTACAATGGCTTTGCCA ATTCGATCCTGTGGCCACTCTTCCACTACCACCCGGGCGAAATTACTTTTGACGAGTCCGCATGGGCTGCGTACCAGGAAGTCAACCGCCTCTTCGCGAGGACCGTTATCAAGGACGTACAAGACGGCGATCTTATCTGGGTCCACGACTACCACTTGATGCTCCTGCCTCAAATGCTGCGAGAGGAGATCGGTGACACCAAGAAGGATGTCAAGATCGGCTTCTTCCTGCACACTCCTTTCCCCAGCAGCGAGATTTATCGCATTCTGCCCGTGCGAGAGGCCCTTCTCACCGGTCTCCTTGACTGCGATCTCATTGGCTTCCACACATACGACTATGCTCGCCAtttcctcagcagctgctcccGAATTCTTGATACCCCTACCACCCCCAATGGTGTTGATTGGAATGGCCGCTTTGTTACAGTCGGTGCTTTCCCTATTGGCATCGACCCGGAGAAGTTTGTCGAAGGCCTCCAGAGACCCAAGGTCCAAGAGCGTATTGCCACCCTCAGCCGCAAGTTTGAGGGCGTAAAATTGATTGTTGGTGTCGATCGTCTCGATTACATCAAGGGTGTGCCCCAGAAGCTGCACGCTCTCGAGGTTTTCTTGACAGAGCACCCCGAGTGGATCGGCAAAATTGTTCTTGTCCAGGTCGCCGTTCCATCCCGGCAAGATGTGGAGGAATACCAGAACCTCCGGGCCGTTGTCAACGAACTCGTCGGCCGTATCAATGGCAAGTTTGGCACCATCGAGTTCATGCCCATCCACTTCCTCCATCAGTCTGTTTCCTTTGAGGAGCTCACAGCTCTATATGCCGTCTCAGATGTGTGCTTGGTCTCATCTACGCGTGACGGCATGAACCTTGTGTCATACGAATATATCGCCACTCAGCGCGAAAACCATGGCGTCATGATTCTCAGTGAGTTTACGGGTGCCGCTCAATCTCTTAACGGAAGCCTCATCGTCAACCCCTGGAACACTGAAGAACTCGCCAACGCTATTCACGACGCCGTTACGATGAGCCCCGAACAGCGGGAGGCCAACTACCGTAAGCTCGAACGCTACGTGTTCAAGTACACGAGTGCCTGGTGGGGAGCCAGCTTCGTGGCGGAGATGACTCGCCTCAGTTCGGAAAATGCGCAGACAAAGACACTACGAAATGTTGCCGGCGCCGTCGTTGGTCTTGGTCAACAGGTAAAGCAGGTGGCCCAGGATGCCAAGGAGCTTGTAACAGGCACCGAGCAGCCTCCTTCCGAATAG